A genomic segment from Perca flavescens isolate YP-PL-M2 chromosome 13, PFLA_1.0, whole genome shotgun sequence encodes:
- the brd8a gene encoding bromodomain-containing protein 8 isoform X2, producing MTNSISDYKHKLLVIGPIEPWSVREKLCLATSVMKSGDQNWVSVSRAIKPFAEPGRPPDWFSQKHCASKYSELLETTEAPKRKRGEKSEVVETVEDVIVRRLTADRIDELKRLIKETQEKHRKLKREAELIQAGRLDSKLEELWEEVLQKEKLEEEETELKRKNTNASYQARQVAKNTPKRVPNITMHSPSDCSSPSKEFSPGDPLECLTLALGSTKNLARPPLLSCSFSGLLSRGGGANLNAVCLKTASGSARLMSIAESSGPGNDDISHGSLLDDPTQKKLLGQKATPPPSPLLSELLKKGSILATNSRLIGEGDVTTGNMTAANDLQLAPPSQPLSQATGAPMLSRLLEASPTQFSAPLGFMVSADSASSAPLSAATSVPVDSAASTEMDVMVPSLPPGCQLVSAEDKVSELSEEDVSGSYMGDELDLKTVGDIIAIIEDKADEIVEALDAAAVEAALSLCEENGHALSGAWEAGPFQPHESHPAVPTGDPQSLSFHSCLEGKTELLEVQRGTSASLSSVCNSQDNGLAAFPMGLRGLPPTSSSSRSSKSLEHCHTAAPPQPEAMRETGGLAHQKSQISRGVTIKCESKKWPQQRPEKPHGDSVLEDSPLTERHPKEMKAEDGISAGGGENASGTKVYNELNGPDVCGEEDGDGVEGFLSEPDGEMELEPAASESEDGYSLHTASSSLQLHTTADSIPSSPASSQFSVCSEDLEALQAHKIWKKAIMLVWRAAANHRYANVFLQPVTDEIAPGYHSIVQRPMDLAAIKKNIETGVIRTTAEFQRDIMLMFQNAVMYNSLDHDVYHMALEMQRDVLEQIQQFLATQLIMETSESGISAKSLRGRESTRKQDSTDKDIVSMSSPAFLLSLFDGGTRGRRCAIEADLKMKK from the exons ATGACAAATAGCATTAGTGACTATA AACACAAGCTACTTGTCATTGGACCAATAGAGCCATGGTCAGTGAGGGAGAAGCTGTGTTTGGCCACATCTGTTATGAAGAGTGGAGACCAGAACTG GGTATCTGTCAGTCGAGCCATCAAGCCATTTGCAGAACCCGGGCGACCACCTGACTGGTTCTCTCAAAAG CACTGTGCCTCCAAGTACTCTGAGCTCCTGGAAACAACAGAGGCCCCAAA GCGGAAGCGTGGTGAGAAAAGTGAAGTGGTGGAGACAGTGGAGGACGTGATAGTACGCAGGCTGACAGCTGACAGGATTGATGAACTAAAAAGGTTGATCAAAGAAACACAGGAGAAGCACAG GAAGCTGAAGAGAGAGGCTGAACTGATTCAAGCAGGACGTCTAGATTCCAAACTAGAAGAGTTATGGGAAGAAGTTCTGCA GAAGGAGAAACTGGAGGAGGAAGAAACAgagttgaaaagaaaaaacacaaatgcttctTATCAGG CCAGACAGGTGGCAAAGAACACACCTAAGCGAGTGCCAAACATCACCATGCATTCACCCTCAGACTGTAGCTCCCCAAGCAAGGAGTTCTCACCAGGTGACCCACTCGAGTGTTTGACACTGGCTCTTGGATCAACAAAAAAT CTCGCTCGACCACCGCTGCTCTCATGTTCTTTTTCTGGCTTGTTAAGccggggaggaggggccaacttGAACGCTGTGTGTTTAAAAACA GCTTCAGGATCAGCCAGATTAATGTCAATTGCTGAGTCTTCTGGACCCGGTAATGATGACATCAGCCACGGGTCACTTCTGGATGACCCCACCCAAAAGAAGCTTCTGGGCCAGaaagccacaccaccaccatctCCGCTCCTGTCAGAGTTATTGAAGAAAGGCAGTATCTTGGCCACAAATTCCAGACTG ATTGGGGAGGGTGACGTGACCACCGGTAATATGACAGCAGCAAATGACTTGCAGCTGGCTCCGCCTAGCCAACCTCTCTCTCAGGCAACAG GTGCCCCGATGTTATCCCGTCTCCTGGAGGCAAGTCCAACCCAGTTTTCTGCTCCGTTAGGTTTCATGGTCAGTGCTGACTCGGCCTCCAGTGCTCCTCTCTCTGCTGCCACTTCTGTGCCTGTTGACTCTGCTGCAAGTACAG AGATGGATGTTATGGTGCCATCTTTGCCCCCTGGATGCCAACTTGTCTCTGCAGAGGATAAAGTGTCAGAGCTCAGTGAGGAGGATGTGTCTGGGTCCTACATGGGGGATGAGCTGGACCTGAAGACAGTGGGGGACATTATTGCCATCATTGAGGACAAG GCAGATGAGATTGTAGAGGCTTTGGATGCAGCTGCAGTTGAGGCTGCGCTGTCACTGTGTGAGGAGAACGGCCATGCTTTGTCTGGTGCCTGGGAGGCTGGGCCTTTCCAGCCCCATGAGTCTCACCCTGCAGTACCCACAGGGGACCCACAGTCCTTGTCTTTTCACAGTTGTCTGGAGGGGAAGACAGAATTGTTAGAAGTTCAGCGTGGGACTTCAGCTTCACTCTCCTCTGTTTGCAACAGTCAAGATAACGGTCTTGCAGCATTCCCAATGGGACTAAGGGGCCTTCCCCCCACCTCCTCATCCTCACGCAGCTCAAAGAGTTTGGAGCACTGCCACACTGCAGCACCTCCACAACCTGAGGCCATGAGAGAGACTGGAGGGTTGGCACACCAGAAAAGCCAAATTTCAAGGGGTGTTACTATAAAATGTGAGAGTAAGAAGTGGCCACAGCAAAGACCTGAAAAACCCCATGGAG ACTCAGTGTTAGAAGATAGCCCACTGACAGAAAGGCATCCCAAG gAGATGAAAGCGGAGGATGGAATTAGCGCTGGGGGAGGAGAGAATGCCTCGGGGACTAAAGTGTACAATGAGCTCAATGGGCCAGACGTGTGTGGAGAAGAAGATGGTGATGGGGTGGAGGGATTCTTGTCAGAGCCAGACGGCGAGATGGAGCTAGAACCTGCGGCCAGCGAGAGCGAGGATGGATACAGCCTCCATACGGCCTCCTCATCTCTACAGCTCCACACAACCGCAGACTCCATCCCCAGCAGCCCTGCCTCATCGCAGTT TTCTGTGTGCAGTGAGGACCTGGAAGCTCTACAAGCTCACAAGATCTGGAAGAAAGCCATTATGCTGGTGTGGCGTGCAgcggccaatcacag GTATGCAAATGTCTTCCTGCAGCCAGTAACAGATGAAATTGCACCTGGGTACCACAGTATTGTGCAGAG GCCCATGGACCTTGCCGCCATAAAAAAGAACATTGAGACTGGTGTGATTCGGACCACTGCCGAGTTCCAGAGGGACATCATGCTGATGTTTCAGAATGCGGTCATGTACAACAGCCTGGATCATGACGTGTACCACATGGCTCTGGAGATGCAGCGTGATGTCCTGGAGCAGATCCAGCAGTTTCTGGCTACCCAGCTTATCATGGAGACGTCAGAGTCTGGTATCAGCGCCAAGAGCCTGAGGGGCCGTGAGAGCACACGCAAACAGGACTCTACTGACAAG GACATTGTCTCCATGTCCTCTcctgccttccttctttctcttttt GATGGAGGCACCAGGGGGCGCCGTTGTGCCATAGAAGCTGACCTCAAGATGAAGAAATGA
- the brd8a gene encoding bromodomain-containing protein 8 isoform X4: protein MGCRNDRKMANGVGKHKLLVIGPIEPWSVREKLCLATSVMKSGDQNWVSVSRAIKPFAEPGRPPDWFSQKHCASKYSELLETTEAPKRKRGEKSEVVETVEDVIVRRLTADRIDELKRLIKETQEKHRKLKREAELIQAGRLDSKLEELWEEVLQKEKLEEEETELKRKNTNASYQARQVAKNTPKRVPNITMHSPSDCSSPSKEFSPGDPLECLTLALGSTKNLARPPLLSCSFSGLLSRGGGANLNAVCLKTASGSARLMSIAESSGPGNDDISHGSLLDDPTQKKLLGQKATPPPSPLLSELLKKGSILATNSRLIGEGDVTTGNMTAANDLQLAPPSQPLSQATGFMVSADSASSAPLSAATSVPVDSAASTEMDVMVPSLPPGCQLVSAEDKVSELSEEDVSGSYMGDELDLKTVGDIIAIIEDKADEIVEALDAAAVEAALSLCEENGHALSGAWEAGPFQPHESHPAVPTGDPQSLSFHSCLEGKTELLEVQRGTSASLSSVCNSQDNGLAAFPMGLRGLPPTSSSSRSSKSLEHCHTAAPPQPEAMRETGGLAHQKSQISRGVTIKCESKKWPQQRPEKPHGDSVLEDSPLTERHPKEMKAEDGISAGGGENASGTKVYNELNGPDVCGEEDGDGVEGFLSEPDGEMELEPAASESEDGYSLHTASSSLQLHTTADSIPSSPASSQFSVCSEDLEALQAHKIWKKAIMLVWRAAANHRYANVFLQPVTDEIAPGYHSIVQRPMDLAAIKKNIETGVIRTTAEFQRDIMLMFQNAVMYNSLDHDVYHMALEMQRDVLEQIQQFLATQLIMETSESGISAKSLRGRESTRKQDSTDKDIVSMSSPAFLLSLFDGGTRGRRCAIEADLKMKK, encoded by the exons ATGGGATGTCGGAATGACAGGAAAATGGCAAACGGGGTTGGAA AACACAAGCTACTTGTCATTGGACCAATAGAGCCATGGTCAGTGAGGGAGAAGCTGTGTTTGGCCACATCTGTTATGAAGAGTGGAGACCAGAACTG GGTATCTGTCAGTCGAGCCATCAAGCCATTTGCAGAACCCGGGCGACCACCTGACTGGTTCTCTCAAAAG CACTGTGCCTCCAAGTACTCTGAGCTCCTGGAAACAACAGAGGCCCCAAA GCGGAAGCGTGGTGAGAAAAGTGAAGTGGTGGAGACAGTGGAGGACGTGATAGTACGCAGGCTGACAGCTGACAGGATTGATGAACTAAAAAGGTTGATCAAAGAAACACAGGAGAAGCACAG GAAGCTGAAGAGAGAGGCTGAACTGATTCAAGCAGGACGTCTAGATTCCAAACTAGAAGAGTTATGGGAAGAAGTTCTGCA GAAGGAGAAACTGGAGGAGGAAGAAACAgagttgaaaagaaaaaacacaaatgcttctTATCAGG CCAGACAGGTGGCAAAGAACACACCTAAGCGAGTGCCAAACATCACCATGCATTCACCCTCAGACTGTAGCTCCCCAAGCAAGGAGTTCTCACCAGGTGACCCACTCGAGTGTTTGACACTGGCTCTTGGATCAACAAAAAAT CTCGCTCGACCACCGCTGCTCTCATGTTCTTTTTCTGGCTTGTTAAGccggggaggaggggccaacttGAACGCTGTGTGTTTAAAAACA GCTTCAGGATCAGCCAGATTAATGTCAATTGCTGAGTCTTCTGGACCCGGTAATGATGACATCAGCCACGGGTCACTTCTGGATGACCCCACCCAAAAGAAGCTTCTGGGCCAGaaagccacaccaccaccatctCCGCTCCTGTCAGAGTTATTGAAGAAAGGCAGTATCTTGGCCACAAATTCCAGACTG ATTGGGGAGGGTGACGTGACCACCGGTAATATGACAGCAGCAAATGACTTGCAGCTGGCTCCGCCTAGCCAACCTCTCTCTCAGGCAACAG GTTTCATGGTCAGTGCTGACTCGGCCTCCAGTGCTCCTCTCTCTGCTGCCACTTCTGTGCCTGTTGACTCTGCTGCAAGTACAG AGATGGATGTTATGGTGCCATCTTTGCCCCCTGGATGCCAACTTGTCTCTGCAGAGGATAAAGTGTCAGAGCTCAGTGAGGAGGATGTGTCTGGGTCCTACATGGGGGATGAGCTGGACCTGAAGACAGTGGGGGACATTATTGCCATCATTGAGGACAAG GCAGATGAGATTGTAGAGGCTTTGGATGCAGCTGCAGTTGAGGCTGCGCTGTCACTGTGTGAGGAGAACGGCCATGCTTTGTCTGGTGCCTGGGAGGCTGGGCCTTTCCAGCCCCATGAGTCTCACCCTGCAGTACCCACAGGGGACCCACAGTCCTTGTCTTTTCACAGTTGTCTGGAGGGGAAGACAGAATTGTTAGAAGTTCAGCGTGGGACTTCAGCTTCACTCTCCTCTGTTTGCAACAGTCAAGATAACGGTCTTGCAGCATTCCCAATGGGACTAAGGGGCCTTCCCCCCACCTCCTCATCCTCACGCAGCTCAAAGAGTTTGGAGCACTGCCACACTGCAGCACCTCCACAACCTGAGGCCATGAGAGAGACTGGAGGGTTGGCACACCAGAAAAGCCAAATTTCAAGGGGTGTTACTATAAAATGTGAGAGTAAGAAGTGGCCACAGCAAAGACCTGAAAAACCCCATGGAG ACTCAGTGTTAGAAGATAGCCCACTGACAGAAAGGCATCCCAAG gAGATGAAAGCGGAGGATGGAATTAGCGCTGGGGGAGGAGAGAATGCCTCGGGGACTAAAGTGTACAATGAGCTCAATGGGCCAGACGTGTGTGGAGAAGAAGATGGTGATGGGGTGGAGGGATTCTTGTCAGAGCCAGACGGCGAGATGGAGCTAGAACCTGCGGCCAGCGAGAGCGAGGATGGATACAGCCTCCATACGGCCTCCTCATCTCTACAGCTCCACACAACCGCAGACTCCATCCCCAGCAGCCCTGCCTCATCGCAGTT TTCTGTGTGCAGTGAGGACCTGGAAGCTCTACAAGCTCACAAGATCTGGAAGAAAGCCATTATGCTGGTGTGGCGTGCAgcggccaatcacag GTATGCAAATGTCTTCCTGCAGCCAGTAACAGATGAAATTGCACCTGGGTACCACAGTATTGTGCAGAG GCCCATGGACCTTGCCGCCATAAAAAAGAACATTGAGACTGGTGTGATTCGGACCACTGCCGAGTTCCAGAGGGACATCATGCTGATGTTTCAGAATGCGGTCATGTACAACAGCCTGGATCATGACGTGTACCACATGGCTCTGGAGATGCAGCGTGATGTCCTGGAGCAGATCCAGCAGTTTCTGGCTACCCAGCTTATCATGGAGACGTCAGAGTCTGGTATCAGCGCCAAGAGCCTGAGGGGCCGTGAGAGCACACGCAAACAGGACTCTACTGACAAG GACATTGTCTCCATGTCCTCTcctgccttccttctttctcttttt GATGGAGGCACCAGGGGGCGCCGTTGTGCCATAGAAGCTGACCTCAAGATGAAGAAATGA
- the brd8a gene encoding bromodomain-containing protein 8 isoform X8 has product MGCRNDRKMANGVGKHKLLVIGPIEPWSVREKLCLATSVMKSGDQNWVSVSRAIKPFAEPGRPPDWFSQKHCASKYSELLETTEAPKRKRGEKSEVVETVEDVIVRRLTADRIDELKRLIKETQEKHRKLKREAELIQAGRLDSKLEELWEEVLQKEKLEEEETELKRKNTNASYQARQVAKNTPKRVPNITMHSPSDCSSPSKEFSPGDPLECLTLALGSTKNLARPPLLSCSFSGLLSRGGGANLNAVCLKTASGSARLMSIAESSGPGNDDISHGSLLDDPTQKKLLGQKATPPPSPLLSELLKKGSILATNSRLIGEGDVTTGNMTAANDLQLAPPSQPLSQATEMDVMVPSLPPGCQLVSAEDKVSELSEEDVSGSYMGDELDLKTVGDIIAIIEDKADEIVEALDAAAVEAALSLCEENGHALSGAWEAGPFQPHESHPAVPTGDPQSLSFHSCLEGKTELLEVQRGTSASLSSVCNSQDNGLAAFPMGLRGLPPTSSSSRSSKSLEHCHTAAPPQPEAMRETGGLAHQKSQISRGVTIKCESKKWPQQRPEKPHGDSVLEDSPLTERHPKEMKAEDGISAGGGENASGTKVYNELNGPDVCGEEDGDGVEGFLSEPDGEMELEPAASESEDGYSLHTASSSLQLHTTADSIPSSPASSQFSVCSEDLEALQAHKIWKKAIMLVWRAAANHRYANVFLQPVTDEIAPGYHSIVQRPMDLAAIKKNIETGVIRTTAEFQRDIMLMFQNAVMYNSLDHDVYHMALEMQRDVLEQIQQFLATQLIMETSESGISAKSLRGRESTRKQDSTDKDIVSMSSPAFLLSLFDGGTRGRRCAIEADLKMKK; this is encoded by the exons ATGGGATGTCGGAATGACAGGAAAATGGCAAACGGGGTTGGAA AACACAAGCTACTTGTCATTGGACCAATAGAGCCATGGTCAGTGAGGGAGAAGCTGTGTTTGGCCACATCTGTTATGAAGAGTGGAGACCAGAACTG GGTATCTGTCAGTCGAGCCATCAAGCCATTTGCAGAACCCGGGCGACCACCTGACTGGTTCTCTCAAAAG CACTGTGCCTCCAAGTACTCTGAGCTCCTGGAAACAACAGAGGCCCCAAA GCGGAAGCGTGGTGAGAAAAGTGAAGTGGTGGAGACAGTGGAGGACGTGATAGTACGCAGGCTGACAGCTGACAGGATTGATGAACTAAAAAGGTTGATCAAAGAAACACAGGAGAAGCACAG GAAGCTGAAGAGAGAGGCTGAACTGATTCAAGCAGGACGTCTAGATTCCAAACTAGAAGAGTTATGGGAAGAAGTTCTGCA GAAGGAGAAACTGGAGGAGGAAGAAACAgagttgaaaagaaaaaacacaaatgcttctTATCAGG CCAGACAGGTGGCAAAGAACACACCTAAGCGAGTGCCAAACATCACCATGCATTCACCCTCAGACTGTAGCTCCCCAAGCAAGGAGTTCTCACCAGGTGACCCACTCGAGTGTTTGACACTGGCTCTTGGATCAACAAAAAAT CTCGCTCGACCACCGCTGCTCTCATGTTCTTTTTCTGGCTTGTTAAGccggggaggaggggccaacttGAACGCTGTGTGTTTAAAAACA GCTTCAGGATCAGCCAGATTAATGTCAATTGCTGAGTCTTCTGGACCCGGTAATGATGACATCAGCCACGGGTCACTTCTGGATGACCCCACCCAAAAGAAGCTTCTGGGCCAGaaagccacaccaccaccatctCCGCTCCTGTCAGAGTTATTGAAGAAAGGCAGTATCTTGGCCACAAATTCCAGACTG ATTGGGGAGGGTGACGTGACCACCGGTAATATGACAGCAGCAAATGACTTGCAGCTGGCTCCGCCTAGCCAACCTCTCTCTCAGGCAACAG AGATGGATGTTATGGTGCCATCTTTGCCCCCTGGATGCCAACTTGTCTCTGCAGAGGATAAAGTGTCAGAGCTCAGTGAGGAGGATGTGTCTGGGTCCTACATGGGGGATGAGCTGGACCTGAAGACAGTGGGGGACATTATTGCCATCATTGAGGACAAG GCAGATGAGATTGTAGAGGCTTTGGATGCAGCTGCAGTTGAGGCTGCGCTGTCACTGTGTGAGGAGAACGGCCATGCTTTGTCTGGTGCCTGGGAGGCTGGGCCTTTCCAGCCCCATGAGTCTCACCCTGCAGTACCCACAGGGGACCCACAGTCCTTGTCTTTTCACAGTTGTCTGGAGGGGAAGACAGAATTGTTAGAAGTTCAGCGTGGGACTTCAGCTTCACTCTCCTCTGTTTGCAACAGTCAAGATAACGGTCTTGCAGCATTCCCAATGGGACTAAGGGGCCTTCCCCCCACCTCCTCATCCTCACGCAGCTCAAAGAGTTTGGAGCACTGCCACACTGCAGCACCTCCACAACCTGAGGCCATGAGAGAGACTGGAGGGTTGGCACACCAGAAAAGCCAAATTTCAAGGGGTGTTACTATAAAATGTGAGAGTAAGAAGTGGCCACAGCAAAGACCTGAAAAACCCCATGGAG ACTCAGTGTTAGAAGATAGCCCACTGACAGAAAGGCATCCCAAG gAGATGAAAGCGGAGGATGGAATTAGCGCTGGGGGAGGAGAGAATGCCTCGGGGACTAAAGTGTACAATGAGCTCAATGGGCCAGACGTGTGTGGAGAAGAAGATGGTGATGGGGTGGAGGGATTCTTGTCAGAGCCAGACGGCGAGATGGAGCTAGAACCTGCGGCCAGCGAGAGCGAGGATGGATACAGCCTCCATACGGCCTCCTCATCTCTACAGCTCCACACAACCGCAGACTCCATCCCCAGCAGCCCTGCCTCATCGCAGTT TTCTGTGTGCAGTGAGGACCTGGAAGCTCTACAAGCTCACAAGATCTGGAAGAAAGCCATTATGCTGGTGTGGCGTGCAgcggccaatcacag GTATGCAAATGTCTTCCTGCAGCCAGTAACAGATGAAATTGCACCTGGGTACCACAGTATTGTGCAGAG GCCCATGGACCTTGCCGCCATAAAAAAGAACATTGAGACTGGTGTGATTCGGACCACTGCCGAGTTCCAGAGGGACATCATGCTGATGTTTCAGAATGCGGTCATGTACAACAGCCTGGATCATGACGTGTACCACATGGCTCTGGAGATGCAGCGTGATGTCCTGGAGCAGATCCAGCAGTTTCTGGCTACCCAGCTTATCATGGAGACGTCAGAGTCTGGTATCAGCGCCAAGAGCCTGAGGGGCCGTGAGAGCACACGCAAACAGGACTCTACTGACAAG GACATTGTCTCCATGTCCTCTcctgccttccttctttctcttttt GATGGAGGCACCAGGGGGCGCCGTTGTGCCATAGAAGCTGACCTCAAGATGAAGAAATGA
- the brd8a gene encoding bromodomain-containing protein 8 isoform X6, translating to MGCRNDRKMANGVGKHKLLVIGPIEPWSVREKLCLATSVMKSGDQNWVSVSRAIKPFAEPGRPPDWFSQKHCASKYSELLETTEAPKRKRGEKSEVVETVEDVIVRRLTADRIDELKRLIKETQEKHRKLKREAELIQAGRLDSKLEELWEEVLQKEKLEEEETELKRKNTNASYQARQVAKNTPKRVPNITMHSPSDCSSPSKEFSPGDPLECLTLALGSTKNLARPPLLSCSFSGLLSRGGGANLNAVCLKTASGSARLMSIAESSGPGNDDISHGSLLDDPTQKKLLGQKATPPPSPLLSELLKKGSILATNSRLIGEGDVTTGNMTAANDLQLAPPSQPLSQATGAPMLSRLLEASPTQFSAPLGFMVSADSASSAPLSAATSVPVDSAASTEMDVMVPSLPPGCQLVSAEDKVSELSEEDVSGSYMGDELDLKTVGDIIAIIEDKADEIVEALDAAAVEAALSLCEENGHALSGAWEAGPFQPHESHPAVPTGDPQSLSFHSCLEGKTELLEVQRGTSASLSSVCNSQDNGLAAFPMGLRGLPPTSSSSRSSKSLEHCHTAAPPQPEAMRETGGLAHQKSQISRGVTIKCESKKWPQQRPEKPHGDSVLEDSPLTERHPKEMKAEDGISAGGGENASGTKVYNELNGPDVCGEEDGDGVEGFLSEPDGEMELEPAASESEDGYSLHTASSSLQLHTTADSIPSSPASSQFSVCSEDLEALQAHKIWKKAIMLVWRAAANHRYANVFLQPVTDEIAPGYHSIVQRPMDLAAIKKNIETGVIRTTAEFQRDIMLMFQNAVMYNSLDHDVYHMALEMQRDVLEQIQQFLATQLIMETSESGISAKSLRGRESTRKQDSTDKVLH from the exons ATGGGATGTCGGAATGACAGGAAAATGGCAAACGGGGTTGGAA AACACAAGCTACTTGTCATTGGACCAATAGAGCCATGGTCAGTGAGGGAGAAGCTGTGTTTGGCCACATCTGTTATGAAGAGTGGAGACCAGAACTG GGTATCTGTCAGTCGAGCCATCAAGCCATTTGCAGAACCCGGGCGACCACCTGACTGGTTCTCTCAAAAG CACTGTGCCTCCAAGTACTCTGAGCTCCTGGAAACAACAGAGGCCCCAAA GCGGAAGCGTGGTGAGAAAAGTGAAGTGGTGGAGACAGTGGAGGACGTGATAGTACGCAGGCTGACAGCTGACAGGATTGATGAACTAAAAAGGTTGATCAAAGAAACACAGGAGAAGCACAG GAAGCTGAAGAGAGAGGCTGAACTGATTCAAGCAGGACGTCTAGATTCCAAACTAGAAGAGTTATGGGAAGAAGTTCTGCA GAAGGAGAAACTGGAGGAGGAAGAAACAgagttgaaaagaaaaaacacaaatgcttctTATCAGG CCAGACAGGTGGCAAAGAACACACCTAAGCGAGTGCCAAACATCACCATGCATTCACCCTCAGACTGTAGCTCCCCAAGCAAGGAGTTCTCACCAGGTGACCCACTCGAGTGTTTGACACTGGCTCTTGGATCAACAAAAAAT CTCGCTCGACCACCGCTGCTCTCATGTTCTTTTTCTGGCTTGTTAAGccggggaggaggggccaacttGAACGCTGTGTGTTTAAAAACA GCTTCAGGATCAGCCAGATTAATGTCAATTGCTGAGTCTTCTGGACCCGGTAATGATGACATCAGCCACGGGTCACTTCTGGATGACCCCACCCAAAAGAAGCTTCTGGGCCAGaaagccacaccaccaccatctCCGCTCCTGTCAGAGTTATTGAAGAAAGGCAGTATCTTGGCCACAAATTCCAGACTG ATTGGGGAGGGTGACGTGACCACCGGTAATATGACAGCAGCAAATGACTTGCAGCTGGCTCCGCCTAGCCAACCTCTCTCTCAGGCAACAG GTGCCCCGATGTTATCCCGTCTCCTGGAGGCAAGTCCAACCCAGTTTTCTGCTCCGTTAGGTTTCATGGTCAGTGCTGACTCGGCCTCCAGTGCTCCTCTCTCTGCTGCCACTTCTGTGCCTGTTGACTCTGCTGCAAGTACAG AGATGGATGTTATGGTGCCATCTTTGCCCCCTGGATGCCAACTTGTCTCTGCAGAGGATAAAGTGTCAGAGCTCAGTGAGGAGGATGTGTCTGGGTCCTACATGGGGGATGAGCTGGACCTGAAGACAGTGGGGGACATTATTGCCATCATTGAGGACAAG GCAGATGAGATTGTAGAGGCTTTGGATGCAGCTGCAGTTGAGGCTGCGCTGTCACTGTGTGAGGAGAACGGCCATGCTTTGTCTGGTGCCTGGGAGGCTGGGCCTTTCCAGCCCCATGAGTCTCACCCTGCAGTACCCACAGGGGACCCACAGTCCTTGTCTTTTCACAGTTGTCTGGAGGGGAAGACAGAATTGTTAGAAGTTCAGCGTGGGACTTCAGCTTCACTCTCCTCTGTTTGCAACAGTCAAGATAACGGTCTTGCAGCATTCCCAATGGGACTAAGGGGCCTTCCCCCCACCTCCTCATCCTCACGCAGCTCAAAGAGTTTGGAGCACTGCCACACTGCAGCACCTCCACAACCTGAGGCCATGAGAGAGACTGGAGGGTTGGCACACCAGAAAAGCCAAATTTCAAGGGGTGTTACTATAAAATGTGAGAGTAAGAAGTGGCCACAGCAAAGACCTGAAAAACCCCATGGAG ACTCAGTGTTAGAAGATAGCCCACTGACAGAAAGGCATCCCAAG gAGATGAAAGCGGAGGATGGAATTAGCGCTGGGGGAGGAGAGAATGCCTCGGGGACTAAAGTGTACAATGAGCTCAATGGGCCAGACGTGTGTGGAGAAGAAGATGGTGATGGGGTGGAGGGATTCTTGTCAGAGCCAGACGGCGAGATGGAGCTAGAACCTGCGGCCAGCGAGAGCGAGGATGGATACAGCCTCCATACGGCCTCCTCATCTCTACAGCTCCACACAACCGCAGACTCCATCCCCAGCAGCCCTGCCTCATCGCAGTT TTCTGTGTGCAGTGAGGACCTGGAAGCTCTACAAGCTCACAAGATCTGGAAGAAAGCCATTATGCTGGTGTGGCGTGCAgcggccaatcacag GTATGCAAATGTCTTCCTGCAGCCAGTAACAGATGAAATTGCACCTGGGTACCACAGTATTGTGCAGAG GCCCATGGACCTTGCCGCCATAAAAAAGAACATTGAGACTGGTGTGATTCGGACCACTGCCGAGTTCCAGAGGGACATCATGCTGATGTTTCAGAATGCGGTCATGTACAACAGCCTGGATCATGACGTGTACCACATGGCTCTGGAGATGCAGCGTGATGTCCTGGAGCAGATCCAGCAGTTTCTGGCTACCCAGCTTATCATGGAGACGTCAGAGTCTGGTATCAGCGCCAAGAGCCTGAGGGGCCGTGAGAGCACACGCAAACAGGACTCTACTGACAAGGTGCTTCACTAG